A genomic region of Anas acuta chromosome 1, bAnaAcu1.1, whole genome shotgun sequence contains the following coding sequences:
- the CDPF1 gene encoding cysteine-rich DPF motif domain-containing protein 1, producing the protein MDSPKEPQPTGEFKCQLCGLTAPYTYYGQKPPNTRSIELLEDCYVMKDPFTPDKEKILILGSLCSLCGLSVCVGAECSLFYSKRFCLPCVNENLQAFPLEIQEDMDKRKPQKKSFPGKKMDTRT; encoded by the exons ATGGATTCTCCCAAAGAACCTCAGCCTACAGGAGAGTTCAAATGTCAGCTATGTGGCTTAACAGCTCCATACACGTACTATGGGCAGAAACCACCAAACACACGCTCTATCGA GCTTTTGGAAGACTGCTATGTCATGAAGGATCCTTTCACACCTGACAAGGAAAAAATCCTCATCCTTGGGTCTCTGTGCAGTTTGTGTGGCCTATCAGTGTGCGTTGGTGCA gaatgTAGTCTGTTCTATTCCAAAAGGTTCTGTCTCCCCTGCGTGAATGAAAACCTACAggcttttcctttggaaatacAAGAAGATATGGATAAAAGAAAGCCCCAGAAAAAATCCTTCCCTGGTAAAAAGATGGATACAAGAACATAA